In Bacteroides cellulosilyticus, the genomic stretch TATGTGGACAAAACCATGTACCTGCCCCTGCTGGAGCGGCAGCCCAATTATCTGTTCCTCATCCGCCCCCGCCGCTTCGGCAAAAGCATCTTTCTGGGCATGTTGCGGGCTTACTACGACCTTGCCCAAAAGGAAAAGTTCGCCGCCCGCTTCGGAAACCTGTGGATAGGCAGCCGACCTACGCCGCTGCAAGGAGCCTTTCAGGTGCTGTACATGGATTTCTCGCGCATAGGCGGACAAGGAGAAGGACTGGCGCAGAACTTCAACGATTATTGCAGCATGTGTGTGGATAACTTCGCTTCCATTTATGAATCATACTACTATCCCGGGTTTGTCCGGGAAATGAAGGAACAATCCGGCTTCAGGAATAAACTGAACTATCTGGACATGAAAGCCAAAGAGACGGGTGCCCGCCTCTACCTCATCATCGACGAATACGACAATTTCACCAACGTAGTGCTCAACGAAGAAGGCGAAGGCGTTTATCATGCCATCACCCACGCCAGCGGGTTCTATCGCGAAGTCTTCAAGAAGTTCAAAGGTATGTTCGAGCGCATCTTCATGATAGGTGTCAGCCCCGTTACGCTGGATGACTTGAGCAGTGGATTCAACATCGGATGGAACATCAGTACCGAACCCATATTCAACATGATGCTGGGATTCAGCGAAACAGATGTACGTGCGATTCTGCAATATTATAAAGATGCCGGAGAGCACAACGGTGACGTGGATACCATGATTACGGAAATGAAGCCCTGGTACGACAACTACTGCTTCGCCAAAGCGAGTCTGGAACGCGACCCGAAGATGTTCAATTGCGACATGGTGTTCTATTACCTCCGCAACTACATGAATTATGGCACTTCACCCGAACAGATGATTGACCCCAACACCCGCACCGACTACAACAAGATGAAGAAACTCATTCAACTGGACAAGTTGGACGGTGACCGCAAGGGGGTGCTGCGCCGTATCACCGAGGAAGGGCAGATTATCACCAACCTCGCCACCTCCTTTCCCGCCGAGCAAATTGCCAAGGCGGAGATATTCCCCAGCCTGCTCTTCTACTACGGCATGCTCACCATCACCGGAACAGACGGAGACCAGCTGGTGCTGAGCATCCCCAACAATAATGTGCGCAAGCAATATTACGAATACCTGCTCGAAGGTTATCAAAGCGAAAAGTACATCGACCTGAGCAACCTGCGTACCATCTATAAAGATATGGCATACCATGGTAACTGGCGGCAGTCACTCGAATTTATTGCCTGCGCCTACAAGAATCACTCCTCCGTGCGCAGTCTCATCGAAGGTGAACGAAACATCCAAGGTTTCTTCACCGCCTA encodes the following:
- a CDS encoding ATP-binding protein; this encodes MEEIKRIPYGVSSFVEVVEQNQYYVDKTMYLPLLERQPNYLFLIRPRRFGKSIFLGMLRAYYDLAQKEKFAARFGNLWIGSRPTPLQGAFQVLYMDFSRIGGQGEGLAQNFNDYCSMCVDNFASIYESYYYPGFVREMKEQSGFRNKLNYLDMKAKETGARLYLIIDEYDNFTNVVLNEEGEGVYHAITHASGFYREVFKKFKGMFERIFMIGVSPVTLDDLSSGFNIGWNISTEPIFNMMLGFSETDVRAILQYYKDAGEHNGDVDTMITEMKPWYDNYCFAKASLERDPKMFNCDMVFYYLRNYMNYGTSPEQMIDPNTRTDYNKMKKLIQLDKLDGDRKGVLRRITEEGQIITNLATSFPAEQIAKAEIFPSLLFYYGMLTITGTDGDQLVLSIPNNNVRKQYYEYLLEGYQSEKYIDLSNLRTIYKDMAYHGNWRQSLEFIACAYKNHSSVRSLIEGERNIQGFFTAYLSISAYYLTAPEVELNHGFCDMFLMPDLQRYPEVAHSYILELKYLPAKDYESKGGQQWLDAVDQIHGYAQGPRVQQLAQGTQLHCIVMQFSGWEMVKAEEV